From the genome of Colletotrichum higginsianum IMI 349063 chromosome 4, whole genome shotgun sequence, one region includes:
- a CDS encoding Carbohydrate-binding cytochrome b562: MRWPTATLGAVTLTSFATAQGQSSYCDSLGRCFASYTNDGGITYGIAIPNGATPGQPYDAILQITAPVEVGWAGLAWGGSMTYNPLTIVWANGDDVVVSSRIAFGTFVQGLDILGLTVISGYFTPPPYEDAEYTVLPGTVVNATHFSVTALCKGCTYWAPFGNDPTSLDPNGENYLAFAYSGVPVNDPAANDTTFGIHERVGHWMHNFEPAQAPEFELWAGGDAGNGPPVSTVTQTTLLTTFSTSTFRSTTTLQTTVTSTGFPPAGSTTTTASTSRPTATPTSSAAASSVPVLPIPSSCSGVNPFRFGYQTASGWRAIKLAGSLTGPRGVAVDSEGNLLVVQSGKGVTIHTFGSDGCVLSSKTLISNPSLNHGIGFTPDGRTLYVSSMTTAWSYTYDAKAQTVGGQTVVVKNMQQGGHPTRALLIPPATPHLLVIQQGSYNNFDYDSLNKSVARAVVKVFDMRSVPSGGYAYASQGWLLGYGLRNEVALAADGNNAIWGVENSGDDFTRTVNGQSYDIHNDNPAEELNLLGDPSKPNEQWYGYPTCFSVWEPSVITDKSFTVGQQFVVAPNSTFNDDTCTQQSVAPRLSIQAHSAPIGVAFDKTFQNLYMTLHGSWNRSPATGFKVSSIPFTRLPNGNYDPVAAANSKTGYTDIFWSTNVGSCTGSTCFRPSGITWDRSFSRLFVASDNTAEGELFMLVKS; encoded by the exons ATGCGCTGGCCAACCGCAACCCTCGGTGCTGTGACACTCACAAGCTTCG CTACTGCCCAGGGGCAGTCATCGTACTGCGATAGCCTAGGCCGTTGTTTCGCTTCATATACGAACGATGGCGGCATTACGTATGGAATCGCTATTCCCAACGGAGCTACTCCAGGCCAACCATACGATGCCATTCTTCAAATTACCGCACCTGTAGAGGTTGGCTGGGCTGGATTGGCCTGGGGAGGCTCTATGACATACAATCCCCTGACTATTGTGTGGGCAAACGGCGACGATGTGGTTGTCTCATCCCGGATAGCCTT TGGTACCTTCGTTCAAGGTCTCGACATTTTAGGGTTGACCGTAATCAGCGGCTACTTTACCCCTCCACCTTATGAGGACGCCGAGTACACCGTTCTCcccggcaccgtcgtcaacGCCACTCACTTCTCGGTCACAGCTCTGTGCAAGGGATGCACATACTGGGCGCCATTCGGAAATGACCCGACATCCCTGGACCCCAACGGAGAGAACTACCTGGCCTTCGCTTACTCGGGCGTACCCGTCAACGACCCCGCGGCCAATGACACCACCTTCGGCATTCACGAGCGTGTGGGACACTGGATGCACAACTTCGAGCCCGCACAAGCTCCCGAATTTGAACTCTGGGCTGGTGGTGATGCCGGAAATGGCCCTCCAGTCAGCACAGTGACGCAGACCACGTTGTTGACGACCTTCTCAACATCGACATTCCGTAGCACCACCACTCTACAGACCACCGTCACCAGTACAGGCTTCCCTCCCGCTGGCAGCACCACTACTACGGCCTCAACTTCGCGTCCCACGGCGACCCCAACCTCGTCTGCCGCCGCGTCCAGCGTTCCCGTGCTGCCTATCCCTAGTTCGTGCTCGGGCGTAAACCCCTTCAGATTCGGATATCAGACTGCCAGTGGCTGGAGGGCCATCAAGTTGGCGGGTTCTCTCACCGGCCCTCGAGGTGTAGCGGTCGACTCAGAAGGCAACTTGCTCGTCGTACAGTCCGGCAAAGGTGTCACGATTCACACCTTTGGGTCCGACGGCTGTGTTTTGTCATCAAAGACGCTGATCAGCAATCCCTCGCTTAACCATGGAATCGGCTTCACGCCAGATGGTAGGACGTTGTATGTCAGTTCCATGACTACCGCGTGGTCATACACCTACGACGCAAAGGCACAGACCGTCGGTGGGCAGACCGTTGTGGTCAAGAACATGCAGCAGGGAGGCCACCCGACACGCGCCCTGCTTAtcccgccggcgacgccacATCTCCTCGTCATACAGCAGGGGTCATACAACAACTTTGACTATGATTCCCTCAACAAGTCTGTGGCCCGCGCTGTGGTCAAGGTCTTTGACATGCGCAGCGTCCCGTCTGGTGGTTATGCCTACGCCTCTCAAGGATGGCTTCTGGGCTACGGTCTGCGTAACGAAGTTGCTCTTGCGGCCGACGGAAACAATGC CATCTGGGGCGTAGAAAACAGCGGCGACGACTTCACCCGCACAGTCAACGGTCAGAGCTACGACATCCATAACGACAACCCTGCCGAGGAACTCAACTTGC TTGGCGACCCTTCCAAGCCAAACGAGCAGTGGTATGGTTACCCGACTTGCTTCTCCGTTTGGGAGCCTTCCGTCATCACCGACAAGAGCTTTACCGTCGGCCAGCAATTCGTCGTCGCTCCCAACAGCACCTTCAACGACGACACTTGCACTCAGCAGTCTGTTGCTCCAAGACTCTCGATCCAAGCTCACAGCGCCCCCATCGGCGTCGCTTTTGATAAGACTTTCCAGAATCTCTACATGACACTACACGGATCTTGGAACAGGTCACCAGCAACGGGCTTTAAGGTCTCATCGATTCCATTTACCAGACTCCCAAATGGAAACTACGACCCCGTTGCAGCGGCGAACTCCAAGACCGGTTACACAGACATCTTCTGGAGCACCAATGTTGGTAGCTGTACGGGCTCGACTTGCTTTCGCCCTTCCGGCATCACCTGGGACCGCTCCTTCTCAAGGTTATTCGTCGCCAGCGACAACACTGCTGAAGGAGAACTGTTCATGCTCGTCAAGTCTTGA